One bacterium DNA window includes the following coding sequences:
- a CDS encoding CDP-alcohol phosphatidyltransferase family protein, with protein MVKNAANLLVLLRTVLVFPTLAALSAESETLRGLGVALLVAVFLLDGVDGWVARRLRTSTLTGGLLDTLGDRITENLLFVFFAWKRLVPLAVPLVFIARSFASDFVRSLLYRRGVGTFGINTSRLGRLLVASRTSRAAYLAGKFAVFLLGGVLLWREPAAGGPGAGVWLRPVLWWAALAVTAANVVRFALLVYDSREVLREELRA; from the coding sequence ATGGTCAAGAATGCCGCCAACCTCCTGGTCCTGCTCCGGACGGTCCTGGTTTTCCCCACGCTGGCCGCGCTGAGCGCCGAGAGCGAGACCCTGCGGGGACTCGGGGTGGCCCTTCTCGTGGCGGTCTTCCTGCTCGACGGGGTCGATGGGTGGGTGGCGCGGCGCCTGCGCACCTCCACGCTGACCGGCGGGCTTCTCGACACCCTCGGCGACCGCATCACGGAGAACCTGCTCTTCGTCTTCTTCGCCTGGAAGCGGCTGGTCCCGCTCGCGGTGCCCCTGGTCTTCATCGCTCGCTCGTTCGCCTCGGACTTCGTGCGCAGTCTGCTCTACCGGCGCGGGGTCGGCACCTTCGGCATCAACACCTCGCGCCTCGGGCGGCTCCTCGTGGCATCGCGGACGTCGCGCGCGGCCTACCTCGCCGGCAAGTTCGCCGTCTTCCTCCTCGGCGGGGTCCTGCTCTGGCGGGAGCCGGCCGCCGGCGGTCCCGGGGCGGGCGTGTGGCTGCGGCCGGTGTTGTGGTGGGCGGCGCTCGCGGTGACGGCAGCGAACGTCGTGCGTTTCGCGCTCCTGGTCTACGACAGCCGGGAGGTGCTCCGGGAGGAACTCCGCGCCTGA
- a CDS encoding tetratricopeptide repeat protein produces the protein MALALCAYVNSFPGAFIGDDLAIVRDSPLVWSADLPTIVAADYWGTGAGSGLHRPLTILSYALGARLFGPAPVFFHLVNVLLHAGVAVLTSVVLVAAGVPLALSWLAGALFAVHPVHTEVIDIVTGRAELLAALFVLLAARSALRRGRLHRVVAAAWYTLALLSKESAATFPALLLLLDVFGTRERRAVARERWPLYALLCVVTACWLAFRKWALLSGSLPRNLPDPVDNPLVLLDLPARVLTALKVQFLYAVRLAAPLRLDAAFVDTMIGPVSRAGSVQGLAVAAGAIAAVVAIVAGWRRRQAWALGAVLHCAAFATTANLLVVTPFLMAERFAYLPSVGFCLLLAAVLLAATRWLGRARALAATAAVVAAALVLLTARTAIRNRDFADGITLWTAETGREPGNVRSWLFLAGAYADAGERGRAERALRRALEVRPGFTDARLALGFLLLEAGRPVEGIRRFEEVMERIPGVSPLAMLGLARGYIDLGMLPEAARWLESVPEYFRHIDAYRDVAERLEAADGRARR, from the coding sequence GTGGCGCTGGCGCTGTGCGCCTACGTCAACTCGTTCCCGGGTGCGTTCATCGGCGACGACCTGGCCATAGTCCGGGATAGTCCGCTGGTGTGGTCGGCGGACTTGCCGACGATCGTCGCGGCCGACTACTGGGGCACGGGCGCCGGCAGCGGCCTCCACCGCCCGCTGACCATTCTCTCGTACGCCCTCGGCGCGCGGCTCTTCGGGCCTGCGCCGGTGTTCTTCCATCTGGTCAACGTCCTGCTGCACGCCGGGGTGGCCGTTCTGACCTCCGTCGTGCTCGTCGCCGCCGGCGTCCCGCTGGCGCTCTCGTGGCTTGCCGGAGCGCTCTTCGCTGTCCACCCCGTCCATACTGAGGTCATCGACATCGTCACCGGGAGGGCAGAGCTGCTTGCCGCCCTCTTCGTGCTTCTCGCGGCCCGGTCGGCGTTGCGCCGGGGGCGTCTCCACCGGGTCGTCGCCGCTGCATGGTACACGCTCGCGCTGCTGTCCAAAGAGAGCGCCGCGACGTTCCCCGCGCTGCTTCTGCTCCTGGACGTCTTCGGCACTCGGGAGCGCAGGGCGGTCGCGCGGGAGCGCTGGCCCCTGTATGCCTTGCTGTGCGTGGTGACCGCATGCTGGCTGGCGTTTCGGAAATGGGCGCTCCTCTCGGGGTCGCTGCCCCGGAACCTCCCGGACCCGGTCGACAACCCGTTGGTCCTCCTGGACCTGCCCGCACGGGTGTTGACGGCGCTGAAGGTCCAATTCCTCTACGCGGTGCGGCTGGCCGCGCCATTGCGCCTGGACGCTGCGTTCGTGGACACGATGATCGGCCCGGTCTCCCGCGCCGGTTCGGTGCAGGGGCTGGCCGTGGCCGCCGGGGCGATCGCGGCGGTCGTCGCCATCGTGGCGGGGTGGCGGCGGCGGCAGGCCTGGGCCCTCGGCGCGGTGCTCCATTGCGCGGCCTTCGCGACGACCGCGAACCTGCTGGTGGTGACCCCGTTCCTCATGGCCGAGCGCTTCGCCTACCTACCTTCCGTGGGTTTCTGCCTGCTCCTTGCAGCCGTCCTGCTCGCGGCGACTCGCTGGCTCGGCCGGGCACGGGCGTTGGCGGCCACCGCAGCGGTCGTCGCTGCTGCGCTTGTGCTCCTGACCGCGCGGACCGCGATCCGCAACCGGGATTTCGCCGATGGCATCACACTGTGGACCGCCGAGACGGGAAGGGAGCCGGGCAACGTCAGGAGTTGGCTGTTCCTGGCCGGGGCCTACGCCGACGCGGGCGAGCGCGGGCGCGCGGAGCGTGCGTTGCGGCGCGCGCTGGAGGTCCGCCCGGGCTTCACCGACGCCCGTCTCGCGCTGGGTTTCCTGCTCCTCGAAGCCGGGAGGCCCGTGGAGGGCATCCGCCGCTTCGAAGAGGTGATGGAACGGATCCCCGGCGTGAGTCCCCTGGCGATGCTGGGGCTCGCCAGGGGATACATCGACCTGGGAATGCTCCCGGAGGCCGCGCGGTGGCTGGAGTCGGTTCCGGAGTATTTCCGGCACATCGACGCGTACCGGGACGTCGCCGAGCGGCTCGAGGCGGCGGACGGAAGGGCGAGGCGATGA